From Bacteroidota bacterium, one genomic window encodes:
- a CDS encoding thioredoxin domain-containing protein encodes MQSTGSNHLLGEKSLYLQQHVNNPVDWHPWSEDIWAQAKRENKLVLISIGYSSCHWCHVMEKESFLDSATAKIMNDNFLCIKVDREERPDVDQVYMKAVQLMTGSGGWPLNCITLPDGKPIYGGTYFQNATWKDLLLKLAQFYKENPAQAYKYGEELLQGMHQPEFTSSLASQTTFDKTVLENTVGQWKNYLDNHDGGPNRSPKFPLPNNYTFLLRYATENKDAKLLDHVNLTLKKMAYGGIYDQIGGGFARYSIDSAWKIPHFEKMLYDNAQLISLYSKAYQTNQDPLYKQIVEETVSFLKREMSDGNAKYYSAIDADSEGEEGKFYVWTKAELETISFPPIANDRQKELIYDYFNINERGFWEEENFLPVRYLDNEILAKKYDLSIEEFGNYISGIKFKLLNHREHRIRPGIDKKMITSWNALMISGLCDAYQTFGDSSYLNEALQCMKNIKQNAYNSAGHLLHVESHKGKLHTGYLEDYAFTTSALISLYKVTFDESWLYSAQRLTEAAIEHFYDEQNGMFWFTSDLDHSLITRTKEISDNVIPASNSEMANNLFILGEYFEEPKYTAIARTMLSNVASEMSKWGSAYSNWANLMMNFTSPFKQTVISGKDAEAKRKKIASHYLPNVLLAGSVSNTSELPLLTNRFVPDKTYIYVCENKTCKLPVESAGDALKLLQH; translated from the coding sequence ATGCAATCAACCGGATCAAATCACCTTTTAGGGGAAAAGAGCCTGTATTTGCAGCAGCATGTCAATAATCCGGTCGATTGGCATCCCTGGTCTGAAGATATCTGGGCTCAGGCAAAACGAGAGAATAAGTTAGTCCTGATTTCAATCGGCTACTCTTCTTGTCATTGGTGTCATGTGATGGAGAAAGAATCGTTTTTAGATTCTGCTACAGCAAAGATCATGAACGATAATTTCCTTTGCATCAAAGTCGACCGAGAAGAACGACCTGATGTCGATCAGGTATACATGAAAGCTGTTCAATTGATGACAGGCAGTGGAGGCTGGCCATTAAATTGTATCACACTTCCTGATGGAAAACCAATTTATGGTGGCACTTATTTTCAGAATGCAACATGGAAAGATCTGCTATTAAAACTTGCACAATTCTACAAAGAAAATCCTGCTCAGGCTTATAAATATGGCGAAGAATTATTGCAGGGAATGCATCAGCCGGAGTTTACATCGTCACTTGCTTCACAGACAACTTTTGATAAAACAGTTCTGGAAAATACTGTTGGACAATGGAAAAACTATCTTGACAATCACGATGGTGGCCCGAATCGTTCACCAAAATTTCCTTTGCCAAACAACTATACATTTTTACTTCGTTATGCTACGGAAAATAAAGACGCCAAACTTTTAGACCATGTAAATCTGACTTTGAAAAAGATGGCTTATGGCGGAATCTACGATCAGATCGGTGGCGGATTTGCACGGTATTCCATAGATAGCGCATGGAAAATTCCGCATTTCGAAAAAATGCTTTATGACAATGCACAGTTGATCAGTCTGTATTCTAAAGCATATCAGACCAATCAGGATCCGTTATACAAACAGATAGTAGAAGAAACTGTGAGTTTTCTTAAAAGAGAAATGTCGGATGGTAATGCAAAGTATTATTCAGCGATTGATGCTGATTCAGAAGGTGAAGAAGGCAAATTTTATGTGTGGACAAAGGCTGAGTTGGAAACAATTTCATTTCCTCCAATTGCAAATGATCGTCAGAAGGAATTGATCTACGATTATTTCAACATCAATGAAAGAGGTTTTTGGGAAGAAGAGAATTTTCTTCCTGTCAGATATCTTGACAATGAAATTCTGGCAAAGAAATATGATCTGTCGATTGAAGAATTCGGAAATTATATTTCAGGTATAAAGTTTAAACTTCTCAATCATCGCGAACACAGAATTCGCCCGGGAATTGACAAAAAAATGATCACTTCATGGAATGCACTGATGATTTCAGGACTATGTGATGCCTATCAGACTTTTGGCGATAGTTCTTATCTCAACGAAGCATTACAGTGTATGAAAAATATAAAACAGAATGCATATAATTCTGCCGGACATTTACTTCATGTAGAAAGTCACAAAGGTAAATTACACACAGGCTATCTTGAAGATTATGCATTCACTACTTCAGCATTAATTTCACTTTACAAAGTTACTTTTGATGAAAGCTGGCTTTATTCAGCACAACGTCTGACTGAAGCAGCAATTGAACATTTTTATGATGAACAGAATGGAATGTTCTGGTTTACTTCTGATCTTGATCATTCACTTATCACCCGAACAAAAGAAATTTCCGACAATGTAATTCCGGCATCCAACTCTGAGATGGCAAATAATCTTTTCATACTTGGAGAATATTTTGAAGAACCGAAATACACAGCGATCGCACGAACAATGCTTTCCAATGTAGCTTCAGAAATGTCGAAGTGGGGATCAGCATATAGCAATTGGGCAAATCTGATGATGAATTTTACATCTCCATTTAAGCAAACAGTTATTTCCGGAAAAGACGCAGAAGCAAAACGAAAAAAGATCGCTTCACATTATTTACCCAATGTTTTACTTGCAGGAAGCGTAAGCAATACGAGCGAATTACCGCTCTTGACAAATCGTTTTGTACCTGATAAGACTTACATTTATGTTTGCGAAAATAAAACATGTAAACTTCCTGTTGAGAGTGCAGGAGATGCATTGAAATTACTTCAGCATTGA
- the serS gene encoding serine--tRNA ligase, with product MERLAVKNFDAKQIVANIISIDENRRKIQNELDELLFQQNTLAKQVGDLYKAGKKHEGDEMKNKSGALKESSSALQMLLNDIEEKLNAEMIKLPNIPSAQVPKGKTPEDNEVVHQEGAIPELYAGAVPHWELTTKYDIIDFELGVKLTGAGFPVYKGKGARLQRGLINYFLDKATEAGFKEIQPPILINKDSGYGTGQLPDKEGQMYHMQIDDYYLIPTAEVPVTNIYRDVIVKSDELPIKMCAYTPCFRREAGSYGKDVRGLNRLHQFDKVEIVQIEHPDKSYETLDKMVEHVSGLLRSLQLPFRILRLCGGDMSFASALTYDFEVFSAAQKKWLEVSSVSNFETFQANRMKLRYRQGGEKPQIAHTLNGSALALPRIVAALLENNQTPDGVIIPDAIRSYTGFDKIN from the coding sequence ATTGAACGCCTCGCGGTGAAAAATTTTGATGCTAAACAAATTGTTGCCAACATTATTTCCATCGATGAAAATCGCCGGAAAATCCAGAATGAACTCGACGAACTTTTATTTCAGCAGAACACTCTTGCAAAACAAGTGGGTGATCTTTATAAAGCCGGAAAAAAACATGAAGGCGATGAAATGAAAAATAAAAGTGGAGCACTGAAAGAATCGTCTTCTGCCTTGCAAATGCTTTTAAATGACATTGAAGAAAAGCTGAATGCGGAAATGATAAAGCTTCCGAATATTCCTTCTGCTCAAGTTCCAAAAGGAAAAACTCCGGAAGATAATGAAGTAGTGCATCAGGAAGGAGCAATTCCTGAACTGTATGCAGGTGCTGTTCCACATTGGGAACTGACTACAAAATATGATATCATTGATTTCGAATTAGGTGTTAAACTTACCGGCGCAGGATTTCCTGTTTATAAAGGTAAAGGCGCTCGCTTGCAACGTGGACTGATAAACTATTTTTTAGATAAAGCTACTGAAGCAGGATTCAAGGAAATTCAACCTCCGATTTTGATCAATAAAGATTCCGGTTATGGTACAGGACAACTTCCCGATAAAGAAGGACAAATGTATCACATGCAGATCGACGATTATTATCTGATCCCGACTGCTGAAGTTCCGGTCACAAATATTTACCGCGATGTAATTGTAAAGAGCGATGAACTCCCAATTAAAATGTGCGCGTATACTCCTTGCTTCCGTCGTGAAGCAGGTAGTTATGGAAAAGATGTCCGCGGATTAAATCGCTTGCATCAATTCGATAAAGTTGAGATCGTACAGATCGAGCATCCTGATAAGTCATATGAAACACTTGACAAAATGGTTGAACACGTTTCAGGATTATTGCGTTCACTGCAACTCCCATTCAGAATTCTGCGTTTGTGTGGTGGAGATATGAGTTTTGCCAGTGCATTGACATACGATTTTGAAGTATTTTCTGCAGCACAGAAAAAATGGCTGGAAGTTAGTTCGGTTTCTAATTTTGAGACCTTTCAGGCCAACAGAATGAAGCTTCGTTATCGTCAGGGTGGCGAAAAGCCTCAGATTGCGCATACTCTCAATGGAAGTGCACTTGCTTTACCCCGAATTGTTGCTGCATTATTAGAAAATAATCAGACGCCTGATGGCGTTATAATACCCGATGCAATCCGTTCATATACGGGTTTCGATAAGATCAATTGA
- a CDS encoding DUF2461 domain-containing protein has translation MITKSTLDFLTKIKKNNNRDWFEKNKAKYISAKDNVADLIDAFLKEAVKFEKGLANLSSKDCVYRIYRDVRFSKDKKPYKNNLGASVNVGGKKAMNAGYYIHIEPGRAFIAGGMWMPPADQLKMIRQEIDYNGKDIRAILKKKDFNAYYGGLDQEYALKTSPKGYPKDHPEIDLLKLNSYIVFHKFTDAQVMKKDFPKELAKGAKIMKPFLDFLNTAIHVGN, from the coding sequence ATGATCACTAAATCTACACTCGATTTTCTTACCAAAATAAAAAAGAATAATAACCGCGACTGGTTCGAAAAGAACAAAGCGAAATACATTTCTGCAAAAGATAATGTAGCTGATCTCATTGATGCATTCTTAAAAGAAGCAGTGAAGTTTGAAAAAGGTCTTGCGAATCTTTCTTCGAAAGATTGCGTGTACAGGATCTACCGCGATGTGCGCTTTTCAAAAGACAAGAAGCCATATAAAAATAATCTCGGAGCCAGTGTCAATGTTGGTGGTAAGAAAGCAATGAATGCAGGCTACTACATCCATATTGAACCGGGAAGAGCGTTCATAGCAGGTGGTATGTGGATGCCTCCGGCAGATCAGCTTAAAATGATTCGTCAGGAAATTGATTACAATGGAAAAGATATTCGCGCCATACTGAAGAAAAAGGATTTCAATGCTTACTACGGTGGACTCGATCAGGAATACGCTTTAAAAACTTCACCAAAAGGTTATCCAAAAGATCACCCTGAAATCGATTTGCTAAAGTTAAACAGCTACATCGTCTTTCATAAATTCACCGATGCACAAGTAATGAAAAAAGATTTTCCTAAAGAACTTGCAAAGGGTGCAAAGATTATGAAGCCATTTTTGGATTTTTTGAATACAGCGATTCATGTCGGTAATTAA
- the rplU gene encoding 50S ribosomal protein L21 → MYAIVNIAGQQFKVVKDQQVIVHRLEGEEGKKLEFSDVVLVENAGKVKVGTPAVKGASVSASIVGHLRGDKVIIFKKKRRKGYQKQSGHRQDLTRIQINAITA, encoded by the coding sequence ATGTACGCAATTGTAAACATAGCCGGACAGCAATTTAAAGTGGTAAAAGACCAACAGGTAATTGTCCACCGTTTGGAAGGCGAAGAAGGAAAAAAGCTGGAATTCAGCGACGTAGTTTTAGTTGAAAACGCGGGAAAAGTAAAAGTTGGAACACCGGCAGTAAAAGGTGCTTCAGTTTCTGCAAGTATCGTAGGTCACTTACGTGGTGACAAAGTGATCATCTTCAAAAAGAAACGTCGTAAAGGTTATCAGAAACAAAGCGGTCACCGTCAGGATTTGACACGCATTCAGATCAACGCTATTACAGCATAA
- a CDS encoding T9SS type A sorting domain-containing protein — protein MEKKTFGALLLIIFFSSVRSPGQIITTFSINPPVLNDTTSFDIYVTSSYPSGPCDLHIQSYSVFGSIVEAQSEHCIGSLGSACISTDTFHILPLVAGTYIFRYDLTYTLDSASCTGIAGTNYYSTSISVFPIITGVESDIADIKYSIHGNQLYLPDKYSDDDNSITIFNISGLEVFNKKLYGIEVVDLSELSDGIYFCCLFVNQKQYFIKFFLHN, from the coding sequence TTGGAGAAAAAAACTTTCGGTGCTTTATTGTTGATTATTTTTTTTTCAAGTGTAAGATCGCCTGGACAGATTATAACCACATTTTCAATTAATCCACCGGTTCTGAATGATACTACGAGTTTTGATATTTATGTTACTTCCAGTTATCCAAGTGGTCCTTGCGATCTGCACATTCAGAGTTATTCAGTTTTCGGGAGTATTGTAGAAGCGCAATCGGAACATTGTATTGGCTCATTGGGTTCCGCCTGCATTAGTACAGATACATTTCACATTCTGCCTTTAGTAGCAGGGACATATATTTTCAGATATGATCTTACTTATACTTTAGATTCGGCCAGTTGTACTGGTATAGCAGGGACCAATTACTATTCCACAAGCATTAGCGTATTTCCAATAATTACCGGTGTTGAATCTGACATTGCTGACATAAAATATTCTATTCACGGTAATCAACTTTATCTGCCAGACAAATATTCAGATGATGACAATTCAATTACTATATTTAATATTTCGGGGTTGGAAGTTTTTAATAAAAAATTATACGGAATAGAGGTTGTTGACCTTTCTGAGCTATCAGATGGAATTTATTTCTGCTGCTTGTTTGTAAATCAAAAGCAATATTTCATTAAATTCTTTTTACATAATTAA
- a CDS encoding T9SS type A sorting domain-containing protein, whose translation MNLEYLSEAGKTDYVSLTDLNGRTLYTISIKGYSENKFLQIPDLNLSPGLYNIQLQNEKTRINKKYIKME comes from the coding sequence ATAAACTTAGAATATTTATCAGAAGCAGGAAAAACAGATTATGTCTCATTAACAGATTTGAACGGACGGACACTATACACAATTTCCATCAAAGGTTATTCTGAAAATAAATTTCTTCAAATCCCGGATTTAAATTTATCGCCAGGACTTTATAACATTCAATTGCAGAATGAAAAAACTAGAATTAACAAAAAATACATTAAAATGGAATAA
- a CDS encoding DUF4286 family protein, whose amino-acid sequence MILYNVTTNIDASVHEEWLQWMLNSHIPDVMITGMFLEFHILKVVSEDESGGHTYSVQYLCESMEKFRQYEDIYAPALRAEFIARYKDSTVSFRTLLDVIK is encoded by the coding sequence ATGATTCTATACAACGTCACCACCAACATAGATGCTTCCGTCCACGAAGAATGGTTGCAATGGATGCTGAATTCGCACATTCCTGATGTAATGATAACAGGAATGTTTTTGGAATTTCATATTCTGAAAGTAGTCAGCGAAGATGAGTCTGGTGGACATACTTATTCTGTACAGTACTTATGCGAAAGCATGGAAAAGTTCCGCCAGTATGAAGACATTTATGCTCCTGCTTTGCGGGCGGAATTTATTGCACGGTATAAGGATTCGACGGTTTCGTTCAGGACGTTGTTGGATGTGATAAAATAA
- the tsaB gene encoding tRNA (adenosine(37)-N6)-threonylcarbamoyltransferase complex dimerization subunit type 1 TsaB: MPLILSLETATTNCSVALASDGKVIAARSINSGYSHAEKINVFIQEVIDQAGFSLKDLNAIAVSSGPGSYTGLRIGVSTAKGLCYALDLPLIAINTLDAMAYGMNAGSNDLLVPMIDARRMEVYSAVYDQQKNRLSEPQAIVVDENYYSTFRDKQKLLLGGDGADKCRELFKTDQGMEIQEGFMPQAEFMAGLSEQKFKNSEFENVGLFEPFYLKEFVAGPKKQTF, translated from the coding sequence ATGCCGCTCATTCTTTCACTCGAAACTGCAACGACCAATTGCTCAGTTGCTCTGGCTTCCGATGGAAAGGTAATTGCCGCAAGAAGCATCAACAGCGGCTATTCACATGCAGAAAAGATAAACGTTTTTATTCAGGAAGTAATTGATCAGGCCGGTTTCAGTTTGAAAGATCTGAATGCAATTGCCGTCAGCAGCGGTCCCGGTTCTTATACAGGCTTAAGAATAGGCGTCAGTACAGCGAAAGGATTATGTTACGCTTTGGATCTCCCTTTGATCGCTATCAATACGCTCGACGCAATGGCATATGGAATGAATGCCGGAAGTAATGATCTGTTGGTTCCAATGATCGATGCAAGACGAATGGAAGTTTACAGTGCAGTTTATGATCAGCAGAAAAACAGATTGAGTGAACCGCAGGCAATAGTTGTTGATGAAAATTATTATTCAACTTTCAGAGACAAACAAAAATTATTGCTTGGAGGTGATGGTGCTGATAAATGCAGGGAATTATTCAAGACTGATCAGGGAATGGAAATTCAGGAAGGCTTTATGCCGCAAGCCGAATTCATGGCCGGACTTTCTGAACAAAAATTCAAAAATTCCGAATTTGAAAATGTGGGTTTGTTTGAGCCGTTTTATCTGAAGGAATTTGTCGCCGGCCCAAAGAAGCAAACCTTTTAA
- the rpmA gene encoding 50S ribosomal protein L27, translated as MAHKKGVGSSRNGRESHSKRLGIKIFGGQHVIPGNIIIRQRGTKHMPGANVGIGKDHTIYSLIEGKVVFRKKADQKSYISVAPLEVAEA; from the coding sequence ATGGCACATAAAAAAGGGGTAGGTAGTTCGAGGAACGGTCGCGAATCGCACAGTAAACGCCTTGGTATTAAAATCTTCGGAGGTCAACATGTGATCCCGGGAAATATCATCATCCGTCAGCGTGGTACTAAACACATGCCCGGCGCAAACGTTGGAATCGGAAAAGATCATACGATCTATTCTTTGATCGAAGGAAAAGTAGTTTTCCGTAAAAAAGCAGATCAGAAAAGTTATATTTCTGTAGCTCCTCTTGAAGTAGCAGAAGCATAA
- a CDS encoding efflux RND transporter periplasmic adaptor subunit: protein MQKKKNNILKWLIIIVIVLIVFAIIGKKAGWIGGAEKKLVATEKVEKRDIIEIVSASGKIQPEVEVKISPDVSGEIVELHVKEGDRVKKGQLLAKILPDIYQSYLDRANAALNSSKANLENAKSRLLQSKSQLEKTRLTFERNQKLYEEKLISASDWESVRSAYEVAKAEVDASIQNVSASDFGVRSSEATVKESQDNLRKTTIFAPVDGTISKLGVEQGERVVGTSQMAGTEMFVLADLNEMEVSVDVNENDIVRVHVGDTAIIEVDAYIGKKFKGVVTEVANSANVSGLSVDQVTNFTVKVRVLRDSYLDIVDKDHPERNVFNPGMSATVDIRTKRVSNALSVPIQSVTTRDTTGNMASDSKSFGNQEMKDQSEMEVKDSKNKTEEVEKKDLECVFAIENGKVKLIPVVIGIQDNNHIEIKSGLKEGQEIVSAPYSMIAKTLKDGDAVEVVQKDKLYSAEKK, encoded by the coding sequence ATGCAGAAGAAGAAAAATAATATTTTAAAATGGCTGATCATAATTGTGATCGTGCTGATCGTATTTGCAATTATCGGAAAAAAAGCCGGCTGGATTGGCGGTGCAGAAAAGAAATTGGTAGCAACGGAGAAAGTAGAGAAGCGTGATATAATCGAGATCGTTTCTGCCAGCGGAAAAATTCAACCTGAAGTTGAAGTAAAGATCTCGCCTGATGTTTCCGGAGAGATCGTTGAACTTCATGTGAAAGAAGGCGATCGTGTAAAGAAAGGACAATTACTTGCTAAGATCCTTCCGGATATTTATCAGTCTTATCTCGACAGAGCGAATGCAGCCCTTAATTCTTCTAAAGCAAATCTTGAAAATGCAAAATCAAGATTGTTGCAATCGAAGTCTCAATTAGAAAAAACCAGACTGACATTTGAAAGAAACCAGAAGTTATATGAAGAAAAACTGATCTCAGCTTCCGATTGGGAATCTGTAAGGTCTGCTTATGAAGTTGCGAAAGCAGAAGTTGATGCTTCCATTCAAAATGTTTCTGCATCTGATTTTGGTGTCAGAAGTTCTGAAGCTACAGTAAAAGAATCACAGGATAATTTAAGGAAGACTACAATTTTTGCTCCTGTTGATGGCACGATTTCAAAATTAGGTGTTGAACAAGGTGAACGTGTTGTTGGAACCTCACAGATGGCGGGAACGGAGATGTTTGTTCTTGCGGACTTGAATGAAATGGAAGTTAGTGTTGATGTAAATGAAAATGATATTGTGAGAGTTCATGTTGGAGATACAGCGATCATAGAAGTTGATGCATACATCGGTAAGAAGTTTAAAGGTGTTGTCACTGAAGTTGCAAACTCTGCAAATGTAAGTGGGTTAAGCGTAGATCAGGTAACAAACTTTACTGTTAAAGTAAGAGTGTTGCGTGATTCTTATCTTGATATCGTAGACAAAGATCATCCTGAAAGAAATGTTTTTAATCCCGGTATGTCTGCAACAGTAGATATCCGCACGAAGCGTGTTTCAAATGCATTGTCAGTACCTATTCAATCTGTTACGACACGCGATACGACAGGTAACATGGCTTCAGATTCAAAATCGTTTGGTAATCAGGAAATGAAAGACCAAAGTGAAATGGAAGTCAAAGATTCCAAGAATAAAACAGAAGAAGTAGAGAAGAAGGATCTTGAATGTGTTTTTGCAATTGAAAATGGTAAAGTAAAACTTATTCCTGTTGTAATCGGAATTCAGGATAACAATCACATCGAGATAAAAAGCGGATTGAAAGAAGGACAAGAAATCGTTTCTGCACCATATAGTATGATCGCAAAAACATTAAAAGATGGCGATGCTGTAGAAGTAGTTCAGAAAGATAAACTTTATTCTGCCGAGAAAAAATAG
- a CDS encoding tetratricopeptide repeat protein, with amino-acid sequence MKNKTKFIRTGKAVGSLLTLLLFFALNSFGQMGQDRQLADQYLNNAEYEKAAQLYDKLMDKDPFGTYPQYYKCLLAMKDFNEAEKLTKKMIKKQETSLSYLVDLGFIYAQVNQPDKAKSQYEKAIKSLKPDQGQIMNLASTFMNRQETDYALQTYQEGRKMMREIYGFYFETAEVYYQKGNYQAMIEEYLDAVADNPMMQQSVLNIMQARVGFDPENNRGDMLRTSLLRRIQKTPERSEFPEMLIWYFIQQKDFESALIQAKAIDKRMKEDGSRIMSISSMAGANLNYDIAIKGYQYVVEKGKDNNNYIPARMELLNTYNRKITEENIYTKADLIKLESDYELTLSELGRSGRTAGLIKGLAHLRAFYLDKIDTAIADLEEAIDYPGIAAQTKADCKLELGDVYLFSGNVWDSDLLYAQVDKDFKHDALGQEAKYRGARLDYFRGDFLWAQAQLDVLKSATSQLIANDALSLALLISDNIGLDSTTDALMLYSRADLLSYRNKNDDALAVLDSIHILYPGHSLVDDAWFKEAHIMDMKRNYAAEDSLYAKILEYDSASVIADDALYQRAVLHETKLNDKVKAQELYQDLIVKYPGSVFVVEARKKYRALRGDVIN; translated from the coding sequence TTGAAAAACAAAACTAAATTTATAAGAACAGGAAAAGCAGTAGGTTCACTTTTGACCTTACTGCTTTTCTTTGCTTTGAACTCATTCGGACAAATGGGCCAGGATCGTCAGCTGGCTGATCAATATCTCAATAATGCCGAATATGAAAAAGCGGCACAACTCTATGATAAGTTGATGGACAAAGATCCGTTCGGAACTTATCCGCAGTATTACAAATGTTTGCTGGCAATGAAAGATTTCAATGAAGCTGAAAAGCTCACAAAGAAAATGATCAAGAAGCAGGAAACTAGTTTGTCGTATCTGGTTGACCTCGGATTTATCTATGCGCAGGTGAATCAACCTGATAAAGCAAAGTCGCAGTACGAAAAAGCTATCAAATCCTTAAAGCCTGATCAGGGGCAGATCATGAATCTTGCAAGTACATTTATGAACAGGCAGGAAACAGATTATGCTTTGCAAACTTATCAGGAAGGCAGAAAGATGATGCGTGAGATCTACGGTTTTTATTTTGAAACTGCTGAAGTATATTATCAGAAAGGAAATTATCAGGCAATGATCGAAGAATATCTTGATGCAGTTGCTGATAATCCGATGATGCAGCAAAGTGTTCTGAATATTATGCAGGCTCGCGTTGGATTTGATCCGGAAAACAATCGTGGTGATATGCTTCGTACTTCTTTGTTGCGGAGAATTCAGAAAACTCCGGAGAGAAGTGAATTTCCTGAAATGCTGATCTGGTATTTTATTCAGCAGAAAGATTTTGAATCTGCATTGATTCAGGCGAAAGCGATTGATAAGCGGATGAAGGAAGATGGTAGTCGCATCATGTCGATCAGTTCAATGGCAGGAGCAAATCTGAATTACGACATAGCAATAAAAGGTTATCAATATGTTGTAGAAAAAGGAAAAGACAATAACAATTACATTCCGGCAAGAATGGAATTGTTGAATACTTACAACAGAAAAATCACAGAAGAAAATATTTACACAAAGGCTGATCTTATAAAATTGGAAAGCGATTATGAACTTACGCTTTCTGAATTAGGAAGATCGGGCAGAACGGCAGGACTCATCAAAGGCCTGGCTCACCTTCGTGCATTTTATCTTGATAAGATCGATACAGCAATTGCAGATCTTGAAGAAGCAATTGATTATCCGGGAATCGCTGCACAAACAAAAGCAGATTGTAAACTGGAGTTAGGTGATGTGTATCTGTTCAGTGGAAATGTCTGGGATTCTGATCTGCTGTACGCACAAGTAGATAAAGATTTCAAGCATGATGCATTGGGGCAGGAAGCAAAATACAGAGGCGCGCGACTGGATTATTTCCGCGGCGATTTTCTCTGGGCTCAGGCGCAACTGGATGTGTTGAAGTCTGCAACATCGCAGCTTATAGCAAATGATGCTCTTTCTCTTGCACTACTCATCAGTGATAACATCGGACTGGATTCCACGACAGATGCATTGATGCTATATTCCCGTGCCGATCTTTTAAGTTACAGAAATAAGAATGATGATGCACTTGCCGTTCTCGATTCAATTCATATTCTTTATCCCGGGCATTCGCTTGTCGATGATGCATGGTTCAAGGAAGCGCATATCATGGATATGAAAAGAAATTATGCAGCGGAGGATTCTCTTTATGCAAAAATTCTTGAATACGACAGCGCAAGTGTAATTGCAGATGATGCACTTTATCAACGTGCAGTTCTTCACGAAACAAAACTTAACGACAAAGTCAAAGCCCAGGAACTCTATCAGGATCTTATCGTCAAATATCCGGGAAGTGTTTTTGTAGTAGAGGCGAGGAAGAAGTATCGGGCGTTGCGCGGCGACGTTATAAATTAA
- a CDS encoding four helix bundle protein, whose product MNKDDLKDRTKKFSIAILHLIELIPRIKSGNTISNQIIRSGTSIGANYRAACRAKSDKDFLNKIIIVEEEADETLFWLELLIDSKMMKKIRLNHIN is encoded by the coding sequence ATGAATAAAGATGATTTAAAAGATCGCACAAAAAAATTTTCGATTGCCATTTTACATTTAATAGAACTAATTCCTCGTATTAAGAGCGGCAATACTATCAGTAACCAGATCATACGATCCGGAACCTCAATAGGGGCGAATTACAGAGCTGCTTGTAGAGCCAAATCGGATAAAGATTTTTTAAATAAAATTATCATTGTTGAAGAAGAAGCTGATGAAACCTTGTTTTGGCTTGAGCTGCTAATCGATTCTAAAATGATGAAAAAGATCAGATTGAACCATATTAATTAA